A genome region from Hevea brasiliensis isolate MT/VB/25A 57/8 chromosome 9, ASM3005281v1, whole genome shotgun sequence includes the following:
- the LOC110663938 gene encoding uncharacterized protein At1g28695: MHLDSLKNSLPNLALFSLLFAGLLYLFVWSSSSSNNPLLLAYHHNSCHGAAHSSQSHVMKFPLDELELALHKASMPNKTLIIVVLNKAYVEPNVKFETTMLDLFLDSFWLGEDTRPLLDHLLLVAVDQTAYDRCIFKRLKCYKMETEGVDFAGEKLFMSQDFIKMMWRRTHLLLDVLKHGYSFIFTDADVMWLRNPFPRLSENESLDLQISTDWFNGDALSEKNSINTGFYYVRSNNKTISLFEAWYSRKDNSTGKKEQDVLLDLMLEGTFRRLDLNPRFLDTDHFSGFCTDSKDIRAVTTVHANCCRSISAKLLDLRSVLRDWISFKAANARRAHTNGTTVPFRWSGHFGCWNSWNKTSA, from the exons ATGCACTTGGATTCCCTCAAGAACTCTCTCCCAAATCTTGCACTCTTCTCCCTCCTCTTCGCTGGCCTTCTCTATCTCTTCGTGTGGTCTTCCTCTTCATCAAATAATCCTCTGCTCCTCGCTTATCATCATAACTCCTGCCATGGTGCCGCTCATTCATCACAATCT CATGTAATGAAATTCCCCCTAGATGAACTGGAATTGGCCTTGCACAAAGCTTCGATGCCCAACAAAACCCTCATTATCGTTGTTCTCAACAAGGCCTATGTAGAACCAAACGTCAAATTTGAAACCACAATGCTGGACCTTTTTCTCGATAGCTTTTGGTTAGGAGAGGACACCAGGCCACTGCTTGACCATCTTCTTCTTGTGGCCGTTGATCAAACCGCATATGATCGGTGCATCTTCAAACGCCTAAAATGTTACAAGATGGAAACGGAGGGGGTCGATTTCGCCGGAGAAAAGCTTTTCATGTCTCAAGATTTCATCAAGATGATGTGGAGAAGGACCCACCTACTCTTAGACGTTCTCAAGCATGGCTACAGCTTCATTTTCACG GATGCTGATGTGATGTGGCTGAGGAACCCATTTCCAAGGCTAAGCGAGAATGAAAGTCTAGATCTCCAAATTAGTACTGATTGGTTCAATGGTGACGCACTATCCGAAAAGAATTCAATTAACACAGGATTCTACTATGTGAGATCAAACAACAAGACCATATCACTATTTGAGGCCTGGTATTCCAGGAAAGACAATTCCACAGGGAAAAAAGAGCAAGATGTTCTCTTGGACCTAATGCTGGAGGGTACCTTTAGGCGGTTGGACCTTAATCCAAGGTTCTTAGACACTGACCACTTTAGTGGGTTTTGCACGGATAGCAAAGATATTAGGGCAGTCACCACTGTCCATGCCAATTGTTGCAGGAGTATAAGTGCCAAGCTGCTTGATCTAAGGTCTGTGCTTCGTGATTGGATCAGTTTCAAGGCAGCCAATGCTCGTCGTGCCCACACCAATGGAACCACCGTGCCTTTCCGGTGGTCAGGGCACTTTGGATGTTGGAATTCCTGGAACAAGACTTCAGCGtag